A window from Roseburia sp. 499 encodes these proteins:
- a CDS encoding CapA family protein, with protein sequence MKKKKVIIFCIIAIIALLGIVGGLLFSQRLPSSTKTLSDVSTSKNTTVTDEIVIDDTIESEEPVVDKHSYDFTLCFAGDVNFDENYFPIQYYKDCENGIKDCISADLIQTMQDADIMCLNNEFTYSTGGAPLENKAYTFRADPSRVEILKELGVDLVGLANNHVYDYGKQALLDTFDTLDNAGIPYVGAGHTLTEAMQPVYMTVDGKTIAFVAASRAEKNKMTPQATETEPGILRCYDTELFLQEIQKAKENADFVIAYVHWGTEYSYDLEDVQLTTGKEYLDAGADAVIGAHPHCLQGMEYYNGKPIIYSLGNFWFNEKTLDTMLLQLHFSGDDDSQQLELKVIPAIQSECRTTGVLDPQEQEQIFQFLEDISVNIEIEEDGMVRETQN encoded by the coding sequence ATGAAGAAAAAGAAAGTCATTATTTTTTGTATTATAGCTATTATTGCACTTTTGGGTATTGTAGGGGGTTTACTTTTTTCCCAAAGATTACCTTCTTCCACAAAAACATTGTCAGATGTTTCCACGTCGAAAAATACTACAGTAACGGATGAAATTGTAATTGATGATACGATAGAATCCGAAGAACCCGTTGTAGACAAGCATTCCTACGACTTCACCCTCTGTTTTGCCGGGGATGTGAACTTCGATGAAAATTATTTTCCGATTCAATATTATAAAGATTGTGAAAATGGTATCAAAGACTGCATTTCTGCCGATTTGATTCAGACCATGCAGGATGCTGATATTATGTGTCTGAACAATGAATTTACTTATAGTACCGGCGGTGCCCCTCTGGAAAATAAGGCATACACCTTTCGTGCTGACCCTTCCCGTGTGGAAATTTTAAAAGAACTGGGAGTTGACCTTGTAGGACTTGCTAACAACCATGTTTATGATTATGGAAAACAGGCACTTCTTGATACTTTCGATACGCTTGATAATGCAGGTATTCCATATGTTGGAGCCGGGCATACCCTAACTGAGGCAATGCAACCTGTATATATGACAGTAGACGGAAAAACAATCGCTTTCGTGGCTGCCTCCCGTGCGGAAAAGAATAAAATGACACCACAGGCCACGGAAACAGAACCGGGAATTCTACGTTGCTATGATACCGAATTATTTTTACAGGAAATTCAGAAAGCCAAAGAAAATGCCGACTTCGTCATTGCCTATGTCCACTGGGGAACAGAATATAGCTATGACCTGGAAGATGTGCAGCTTACTACCGGAAAAGAATATTTAGACGCTGGAGCAGATGCTGTCATCGGAGCTCATCCACATTGCCTACAGGGCATGGAATATTATAATGGGAAACCCATTATTTACAGCCTAGGAAATTTCTGGTTTAATGAAAAAACTCTGGATACCATGCTCCTACAACTCCATTTTTCCGGTGATGATGACAGCCAGCAGTTAGAATTGAAGGTAATCCCTGCCATTCAATCTGAATGTCGTACTACCGGGGTTTTAGATCCACAAGAGCAGGAACAGATTTTTCAGTTCCTTGAGGATATTTCTGTCAATATAGAAATTGAAGAGGATGGAATGGTAAGGGAAACACAGAATTAG
- a CDS encoding TetR/AcrR family transcriptional regulator: MPKTYSDEEKQEIRRKLHREANDCLQHYGVKKTTVDELVARVGIPKGTFYLFYKSKELLLFEVIQEYHEKIEQNMIKQCEQLGQALTVDLLTQIIAEGILSVQNSCLKTLMVPEEMETLIRKLPDEVKAEHLEDDEDLMLEMLGKLPLRNAQIDYKAFSGAFRAIFFSCMYQDEIGKENFYASISLMIKGLLLQLIQSGEENESNK, translated from the coding sequence ATGCCAAAGACATACAGTGACGAAGAAAAGCAGGAAATAAGGCGAAAACTCCACAGGGAAGCCAACGATTGTCTACAGCACTATGGTGTGAAAAAGACCACAGTCGATGAGCTGGTGGCCCGGGTGGGAATTCCCAAGGGAACATTTTATTTGTTTTACAAGTCCAAGGAGTTGCTGCTGTTTGAAGTGATTCAGGAATATCATGAGAAAATCGAGCAGAATATGATAAAACAGTGTGAACAGCTTGGGCAGGCGTTAACCGTTGATTTACTTACGCAGATTATTGCGGAAGGAATTTTATCTGTGCAGAATTCTTGTCTAAAGACGTTGATGGTTCCGGAAGAGATGGAAACGTTGATACGAAAACTTCCCGATGAGGTAAAGGCAGAGCATTTGGAAGATGATGAGGATTTGATGTTAGAAATGCTGGGAAAATTACCGCTAAGAAATGCCCAGATAGATTACAAAGCATTTAGCGGTGCGTTCAGAGCCATATTTTTTTCCTGCATGTATCAGGATGAAATTGGAAAAGAAAATTTTTATGCCAGCATTAGTTTAATGATAAAAGGATTGCTTTTACAGCTTATCCAGTCAGGAGAAGAAAATGAATCAAACAAATAG
- a CDS encoding ABC transporter ATP-binding protein, with translation MIEMHQVNFSYTEKPFIKNIDFVVKKGEIFGFLGPSGAGKSTLQKILTGLLPTYEGSAVVAGVECKKHDNTYYEKIGVDFEFPSVYEKLTARENLNYFSSLYSGEKRDINELLRQVGLEHHGDKRISEYSKGMKSRLNFIKALVHDPELLFLDEPTSGLDPNNARIMKDMILEEKAKGKTIILTTHNMADATELCDRVAFIVNGEIKALDTPHNLIMAHGAAKVCYTYADEDGREKQGESHLSEISKDEVLKEKMEKNQITSIHSSEPTLDDIFMELTGYKLC, from the coding sequence ATGATTGAAATGCACCAGGTGAATTTCAGTTACACAGAAAAACCATTTATAAAAAATATTGATTTTGTAGTGAAAAAGGGCGAGATATTTGGATTTCTCGGACCGTCCGGAGCCGGAAAAAGTACCTTGCAAAAAATTTTAACAGGATTACTACCAACCTATGAAGGCAGTGCAGTGGTAGCAGGTGTGGAATGTAAAAAACACGATAATACCTATTATGAAAAAATTGGCGTGGACTTTGAATTCCCAAGTGTATATGAAAAATTAACAGCCAGAGAAAATCTGAATTATTTTTCTTCCCTTTATAGCGGAGAGAAACGTGATATCAACGAATTACTGCGTCAGGTTGGATTAGAACATCATGGAGATAAGAGGATTTCTGAGTATTCCAAAGGAATGAAGTCGCGATTGAATTTTATCAAGGCGTTGGTACATGACCCGGAACTTTTATTTTTAGATGAACCTACCAGCGGACTGGATCCCAACAACGCAAGAATTATGAAGGACATGATATTAGAAGAAAAGGCAAAGGGAAAAACAATTATTCTGACTACCCACAATATGGCAGACGCCACAGAACTATGTGACAGAGTAGCATTTATCGTAAATGGAGAGATAAAGGCTTTGGACACACCTCATAACTTAATTATGGCACACGGAGCAGCAAAGGTATGCTATACCTATGCCGATGAAGATGGCAGGGAAAAACAGGGTGAAAGCCATTTGTCAGAGATTTCTAAGGATGAAGTTTTAAAGGAAAAGATGGAAAAGAATCAGATTACATCCATTCATAGCAGTGAACCTACTTTAGATGATATTTTTATGGAATTGACGGGGTACAAATTATGTTGA
- a CDS encoding fluoroquinolone export ABC transporter permease subunit: MLRLLSVVKGDIRFQWKYGFYYIYILLVILYLGILSLLSGDVKEIVGHIMVYSDPAAMGMFFMGAIVLLEKSQRVLNSIAVSPVSPMEYILGKMCSIGFISLLVALILLSSVGIENFAMAVWGIVSASFVFTLCGIIVGTKINSLTGYIVGTVPFEIIGFLPPIAKRMGLVKDNVWLLLHPGCAQMQLLEGNAAYLAVSVTSSILWVIILLIIAKKSVEKMFRSVGGVKL, from the coding sequence ATGTTGAGATTATTATCTGTAGTCAAAGGCGACATCCGTTTTCAATGGAAATACGGATTCTATTATATTTATATTTTGCTAGTAATTCTATATCTGGGAATATTATCCCTACTATCCGGAGATGTAAAAGAGATTGTAGGGCATATCATGGTGTATTCAGATCCGGCAGCCATGGGAATGTTTTTTATGGGAGCAATTGTATTGTTGGAAAAAAGCCAGAGAGTATTAAACTCAATTGCAGTGTCTCCGGTATCTCCTATGGAATATATTTTAGGAAAGATGTGTTCCATTGGATTCATCTCATTACTGGTAGCGTTGATATTGTTAAGTTCCGTAGGAATTGAAAATTTTGCAATGGCAGTGTGGGGAATCGTGTCAGCCTCCTTTGTGTTTACATTATGCGGAATTATTGTGGGAACGAAAATCAACAGTCTGACAGGATATATTGTAGGAACGGTGCCCTTTGAAATCATAGGATTCTTACCACCCATTGCCAAGCGTATGGGATTGGTAAAAGACAATGTATGGCTTTTATTGCATCCGGGATGTGCACAAATGCAGTTATTAGAGGGAAATGCAGCGTACCTTGCAGTTTCCGTAACAAGCAGCATTCTGTGGGTGATAATTTTATTGATTATTGCAAAAAAAAGCGTGGAAAAAATGTTTCGGAGTGTGGGAGGTGTGAAGCTATGA